Proteins encoded by one window of Nicotiana tabacum cultivar K326 chromosome 10, ASM71507v2, whole genome shotgun sequence:
- the LOC107781527 gene encoding glucan endo-1,3-beta-glucosidase 4: protein MSRRILRRFYVFIQLGCFFICSGSNATHIIRLVEQNSKTISSSQKDITTPITTVPTGTLTTTTTTPVLNPTISDPDSTTSGQANPVMTTGSSSSGSSWCVASQAASQTALQVALDYACGYGGSDCSAIQPGGSCYNPNTLRDHASFAFNSYYQKNPIPNSCNFAGAAVTTNTNPSSGSCQYPSTSTSASILNTTNSSGSTVFGAGPITPSTSAAVPPNKFLNYYCHILTCLVILLAYHGR from the exons ATGAGTAGGAGGATTCTCAGGAGATTTTACGTATTCATTCAACTCGGCTGTTTTTTTATCTGCTCAG GTTCAAATGCTACACACATTATAAGATTAGTAGAACAGAATTCTAAGACCATTTCCAGCAGCCAAAAGGACATAACAACTCCAATAACAACAGTTCCAACTGGAACTCTTACCACCACCACAACAACTCCAGTACTGAATCCAACAATCTCAGATCCTGATTCAACAACTAGTGGTCAAGCCAATCCGGTAATGACAACAGGATCTTCATCATCGGGCTCGAGCTGGTGTGTTGCTAGCCAAGCTGCCTCACAAACAGCATTGCAAGTTGCATTAGATTATGCTTGTGGCTATGGTGGTTCTGATTGTTCTGCCATTCAGCCTGGTGGCAGCTGCTACAACCCTAACACGCTCCGCGATCACGCTTCCTTTGCATTCAACAGCTACTATCAGAAAAATCCAATTCCTAATAGCTGCAATTTTGCTGGTGCTGCTGTTACTACAAACACCAATCCCA GTAGTGGTTCATGTCAATATCCATCAACAAG CACAAGTGCATCCATTTTGAATACAACAAATTCAAGCGGTTCGACAGTATTTGGTGCTGGGCCTATTACACCTTCTACTTCAGCAGCTGTCCCTCCAAATAAGTTCCTAAATTATTACTGCCACATCTTAACATGTCTTGTGATACTACTAGCTTACCATGGTCGATGA